The Pseudosulfitobacter pseudonitzschiae genome includes a region encoding these proteins:
- a CDS encoding CPBP family intramembrane glutamic endopeptidase: protein MIRPLAAYAPHQTFVAPARARAQLWRLAVGLVLGGAGYIVLAQFFYDTLIALYVPDDATAFAEELQSGSTPFAMFALLFSFGAMTLTLALVVAMVHNRSVLTLLGPLRPFAKQFQQAAVAVVVLSGALWILPPWGMEPPMLPGLPVGLWAGLLPLSLLAVLVQVSAEELLFRGYLQQQLAARFASPLVWMVLPSALFALGHYAPAVAGGNAIWIVAWAGIFGLLMADLTARSGTLGPAIAVHFINNVIAMVLTAMPDDLSGLALYLMPFSLADEAAVAQWLPVDFGIMLTSWLAVRLTLRR from the coding sequence ATGATCCGTCCACTTGCCGCCTATGCACCGCATCAGACGTTTGTCGCTCCGGCGCGGGCGCGTGCCCAGCTGTGGCGGTTGGCCGTGGGGTTGGTGTTGGGCGGCGCCGGTTATATCGTGCTGGCCCAATTTTTCTACGACACGCTGATTGCGTTGTATGTACCCGACGATGCAACGGCCTTTGCCGAAGAACTGCAAAGCGGCAGCACGCCCTTTGCCATGTTTGCCCTGCTGTTCAGCTTTGGCGCGATGACCCTGACGCTGGCGCTGGTTGTGGCGATGGTTCACAACCGCTCTGTCCTGACCCTGCTGGGTCCGTTGCGCCCTTTTGCGAAACAGTTTCAGCAGGCTGCGGTGGCAGTGGTGGTGCTGTCTGGTGCGTTGTGGATTTTGCCGCCTTGGGGGATGGAGCCGCCGATGCTGCCAGGGCTGCCCGTTGGCCTGTGGGCCGGATTGCTGCCCCTGTCGCTTTTGGCGGTTCTGGTGCAGGTCAGCGCCGAAGAACTTCTGTTTCGCGGCTATCTCCAGCAGCAACTGGCCGCGCGGTTTGCGTCTCCGCTGGTGTGGATGGTGCTGCCGTCGGCATTGTTCGCGCTGGGCCATTATGCGCCCGCGGTGGCGGGCGGCAATGCAATCTGGATCGTGGCTTGGGCAGGCATCTTTGGCCTGTTGATGGCCGATCTGACCGCGCGGTCCGGCACTCTTGGCCCTGCGATTGCTGTGCATTTCATCAATAACGTAATTGCTATGGTGCTTACGGCAATGCCCGATGATCTGTCTGGCCTTGCGCTGTATCTGATGCCGTTCTCGTTGGCGGATGAAGCTGCGGTGGCGCAATGGTTGCCGGTAGACTTCGGGATCATGCTGACCAGCTGGCTGGCCGTGCGTCTTACCCTGCGCCGTTGA
- the accD gene encoding acetyl-CoA carboxylase, carboxyltransferase subunit beta gives MNWINNYVRPRINSIFSRRETPDNLWTKCDECGTMLFHREVSDNLNVCTNCGHHMNITPRDRFRALFDGGIFTQVSVPTPNTDPLHFRDQKKYPDRMKAAQKATGEAEAMLVATGEIGRTPIVACAQDFTFMAGSMGMYVGNAIIAAAEEAVKLKRPLILFSAAGGARMQEGILSLMQMPRTTVAVQMLKEANLPYIVVLTHPTTGGVTASYAMLGDVHIAEPNALICFAGPRVIEQTIREKLPEGFQRAEYLLDHGMLDRVTPRTELRDELITITRMLLGLPPAVKGDLPAPEPAIEAPKTTSAPTPAAQPAPTSSKK, from the coding sequence ATGAACTGGATCAACAACTACGTCCGGCCCCGGATCAACTCGATTTTTTCGCGTCGCGAGACACCGGACAATCTGTGGACCAAATGCGATGAGTGCGGCACCATGCTGTTCCACCGCGAGGTTAGCGACAATCTGAACGTCTGCACCAATTGCGGCCACCACATGAATATCACTCCGCGCGACCGCTTTCGTGCACTGTTCGATGGCGGTATCTTTACACAGGTCAGCGTGCCGACGCCCAACACCGACCCGCTGCATTTTCGCGATCAAAAGAAATACCCCGACCGGATGAAAGCCGCCCAGAAGGCCACCGGTGAAGCCGAGGCGATGTTGGTCGCCACAGGCGAGATCGGGCGCACTCCCATTGTGGCCTGCGCGCAGGACTTTACCTTCATGGCAGGTTCTATGGGCATGTACGTTGGCAACGCGATCATTGCCGCCGCCGAAGAGGCGGTAAAGCTGAAGCGGCCGCTGATTCTGTTTTCCGCCGCCGGTGGTGCGCGCATGCAGGAAGGTATCCTGTCGCTGATGCAAATGCCCCGCACCACGGTTGCCGTGCAGATGCTGAAAGAGGCGAATCTGCCCTATATCGTCGTGCTGACCCACCCGACCACGGGTGGCGTGACGGCGTCATATGCGATGCTGGGCGACGTGCATATTGCCGAACCCAATGCGTTGATCTGCTTTGCAGGGCCGCGTGTGATTGAACAGACCATTCGCGAAAAACTGCCCGAGGGGTTCCAGCGTGCCGAATATCTGCTGGACCACGGGATGCTGGATCGCGTGACCCCACGCACCGAGTTGCGTGACGAGTTGATTACGATCACTCGTATGCTTTTGGGGCTGCCGCCCGCTGTCAAAGGCGATTTGCCCGCACCCGAACCGGCCATCGAAGCACCCAAAACCACTTCTGCCCCGACGCCTGCGGCGCAGCCTGCGCCGACATCATCCAAAAAATGA
- a CDS encoding bifunctional folylpolyglutamate synthase/dihydrofolate synthase, with protein sequence MTADGSDVILQRMMALHPKIIDLTLDRVWRLLDALGNPQNDLPPVIHIAGTNGKGSTQAMIRAGLEAAGKRVHAYTSPHLARFHERIRLAGELISEDALSAVLDECYAANNGETITYFEITTIAAILAFARTPADYTLLEVGLGGRLDATNVIEKPAMTVITPVSIDHQQFLGDTLAQIAGEKAGIIKRGVPCVVGPQDAAALDVIEGVAARLGAPLMVYGQHWHIGPDHGRMAFQDDGGLLDLPLPNLIGAHQIQNAGAALMVLRDLGMDEAACTAAVTGAQWPARMQRLRTGPLAERAGAAELWLDGGHNPAAGEALAHVLANLPDRRTHLICGMLNTKDIGGYLRPLAAHAASLTAVSIPGETNTLPAATTAEAATKAGLRAGTADSVGAALDAILTADPQARVLICGSLYLAGNILRDNG encoded by the coding sequence ATGACCGCGGACGGTTCTGATGTCATCCTGCAACGGATGATGGCGCTGCACCCCAAGATCATCGACCTGACGCTGGACCGTGTCTGGCGTTTGCTGGATGCGCTGGGCAACCCGCAGAACGATCTGCCGCCGGTAATTCACATTGCGGGCACCAACGGCAAAGGATCGACTCAGGCGATGATCCGCGCAGGGCTTGAGGCGGCAGGCAAGCGTGTACATGCTTATACCTCGCCGCATCTGGCGCGATTTCACGAACGTATCCGGCTGGCAGGTGAACTGATTTCCGAGGACGCGCTGAGCGCGGTTCTGGACGAGTGTTATGCGGCCAACAACGGCGAAACGATCACTTATTTCGAGATTACGACCATCGCCGCGATCCTTGCCTTTGCGCGCACCCCTGCGGATTACACTTTGCTTGAGGTGGGTCTGGGCGGACGTCTGGACGCCACCAATGTGATCGAAAAACCTGCGATGACGGTGATTACGCCGGTCAGCATAGATCACCAGCAGTTTCTGGGCGACACATTGGCCCAGATTGCGGGCGAAAAGGCGGGAATTATCAAACGCGGCGTGCCCTGCGTGGTTGGACCGCAGGACGCCGCCGCGCTGGATGTGATCGAAGGCGTCGCCGCCCGTCTGGGCGCGCCGCTGATGGTCTATGGCCAGCACTGGCACATCGGACCTGATCACGGGCGCATGGCATTTCAGGACGACGGCGGCCTGCTGGATCTGCCCTTGCCCAATCTGATCGGGGCGCATCAGATCCAGAACGCAGGCGCGGCGCTGATGGTGTTGCGCGATCTGGGCATGGACGAGGCTGCCTGCACTGCCGCTGTCACCGGTGCGCAATGGCCCGCGCGGATGCAGCGGCTGCGCACGGGGCCGCTGGCCGAGCGTGCAGGCGCTGCCGAATTGTGGCTGGACGGCGGACACAATCCGGCGGCAGGCGAGGCATTGGCGCATGTGCTTGCCAACTTGCCCGACCGGCGCACACATTTGATCTGCGGCATGCTGAACACCAAGGACATCGGCGGCTATCTGCGTCCGTTGGCGGCGCATGCCGCCAGTCTGACCGCCGTGTCGATCCCCGGCGAGACGAACACCTTGCCCGCAGCAACCACCGCCGAAGCCGCAACAAAAGCAGGATTGCGGGCCGGCACTGCCGACAGCGTAGGCGCTGCTTTGGACGCAATCCTGACCGCAGACCCCCAAGCGCGTGTGCTGATTTGCGGCTCGCTGTATCTGGCGGGAAATATTCTGCGCGACAACGGCTGA